A stretch of Solidesulfovibrio sp. DNA encodes these proteins:
- a CDS encoding helix-turn-helix transcriptional regulator: MITSRVRQAMEAKGLTVREVVERTGLAKETINRARGQMIGRCTLDTLATIAGALGCRVKDLFEEE; the protein is encoded by the coding sequence ATGATTACCAGCCGAGTCCGTCAGGCAATGGAGGCAAAAGGGCTGACTGTTCGTGAGGTCGTGGAGCGCACGGGCTTAGCAAAGGAGACGATCAACCGCGCCCGAGGCCAGATGATCGGCCGCTGTACCCTCGACACCCTGGCGACCATCGCCGGGGCGCTCGGCTGCCGGGTCAAGGACCTGTTCGAGGAGGAGTAG
- a CDS encoding HGGxSTG domain-containing protein, translating to MDDDQELERRRLRKLWRDHFAESDKVAAEWRARDYQYPPPAFPPFPDELRGLTCGAKTRAGTPCKRKDLYTSARCPLHGGLSTGPTTPEGKAAAAENGREPKREKRTP from the coding sequence ATGGACGACGACCAGGAGCTTGAGCGCCGCCGGCTTCGGAAGCTGTGGCGAGATCATTTTGCCGAAAGCGACAAGGTGGCTGCGGAATGGCGCGCCCGGGATTACCAGTACCCGCCACCCGCGTTCCCGCCGTTCCCGGATGAATTGCGGGGCCTCACCTGCGGGGCCAAGACCCGGGCGGGGACGCCGTGCAAGAGGAAAGACCTCTACACAAGCGCCCGCTGCCCGCTCCATGGCGGTCTATCCACCGGACCGACGACACCCGAGGGCAAGGCCGCGGCCGCCGAGAACGGCCGCGAACCGAAGCGGGAAAAGCGGACCCCATGA
- a CDS encoding type II toxin-antitoxin system death-on-curing family toxin, protein MNWRWIAAAVVLAIHDQQIAEHGGTAGVRDMGLLESALARPAQLAAYGDPDLFDLAATYAHGIARNHPFVDGNKRTAYVVCMLFLRLHGVRIDAPGPERVIAFEQLGKGEIDRDALAGWLRARRK, encoded by the coding sequence ATGAACTGGCGATGGATCGCCGCCGCCGTGGTCCTGGCCATCCACGACCAGCAGATTGCCGAGCACGGAGGAACCGCCGGCGTCCGGGATATGGGGTTGCTCGAAAGCGCCTTGGCCAGGCCGGCGCAACTGGCCGCCTACGGAGACCCGGACCTTTTCGACCTGGCCGCGACCTACGCCCATGGGATTGCCCGCAACCATCCCTTCGTGGATGGCAACAAGCGGACAGCCTATGTCGTGTGCATGCTCTTCTTGCGGCTCCATGGGGTACGCATCGACGCCCCGGGCCCGGAGCGGGTCATTGCCTTTGAGCAACTCGGCAAGGGGGAGATTGATCGGGATGCTTTGGCCGGGTGGCTGCGGGCGCGGCGGAAATGA
- a CDS encoding AbrB/MazE/SpoVT family DNA-binding domain-containing protein: protein MQALKVRKVGNSLGLVLPKEAVARLKVAEGDTVYLTDAEDGYRITPMDASFAEQMAAAEDIMREDRDVLRELANR from the coding sequence ATGCAGGCGCTCAAGGTCAGGAAGGTGGGAAACTCCCTCGGGCTGGTGCTGCCGAAGGAAGCCGTGGCGCGGCTCAAGGTCGCGGAGGGCGACACGGTGTATCTGACCGATGCCGAAGACGGTTACCGGATCACGCCCATGGACGCGTCCTTTGCCGAGCAGATGGCGGCGGCGGAAGACATCATGCGCGAGGACCGCGACGTACTGCGCGAGTTGGCCAACCGATGA